A portion of the Rhodopseudomonas sp. BAL398 genome contains these proteins:
- a CDS encoding DUF1778 domain-containing protein: MANAIRSEKLDLRLTPEAKRLLNAAAQASRRSVSEFVLESALDRAQEALPDRQHFGLDAAGWEAFLAALDAPPRPLPRLQRLLTEPSVFEQAPTE, translated from the coding sequence ATGGCCAATGCCATCCGATCCGAGAAACTCGATCTGCGCCTGACGCCGGAGGCGAAGCGCTTGCTGAATGCCGCTGCGCAGGCGTCGCGACGCTCGGTCAGCGAATTCGTGCTGGAGAGTGCGCTCGACCGCGCGCAGGAGGCTTTGCCCGACCGTCAGCATTTTGGGCTCGACGCTGCAGGTTGGGAGGCATTTCTGGCAGCACTCGATGCGCCGCCCCGGCCGCTGCCGCGGCTGCAGCGGCTGTTGACCGAACCCAGCGTCTTCGAGCAAGCCCCGACCGAATAG